From one Cupriavidus sp. P-10 genomic stretch:
- a CDS encoding DNA topoisomerase IB, translating into MDSTLPSTDPAAALDAVLREAGLRYVEDGSSGITRRRQGTGFSYIRPDGERVRDQATLARIAALAIPPAYEAVWICADARGHLQATGRDARGRKQYVYHPEWAALRDSDKYGRLPAFGAVLPRLRARAARDLGRNGMPREKVVAAVVVLLDATLVRVGSPRYAQQNRTYGLTTLRRRHVTVRGSRLRFQFTGKSGITHDVSVNDPRLARVVRNCADLPGQRLFKYRDSDGEIREIGSADVNAYLKEATGGEFTAKDFRTWAGSVHALAILRKLPEAASETARKKAVADAIREVAHQLRNTMAVCRKCYVHPGVIDAYLCGELEVGGRAPSVTRLRADEARLLRLLSVAGRGD; encoded by the coding sequence ATGGACAGCACCCTGCCCTCCACCGACCCCGCCGCGGCGCTGGACGCCGTGCTGCGCGAGGCCGGCCTGCGCTACGTCGAGGACGGCAGTTCCGGCATCACGCGGCGCCGCCAGGGCACCGGCTTCAGCTATATCAGGCCAGATGGCGAACGCGTGCGCGACCAGGCCACGCTGGCGCGCATTGCCGCGCTGGCCATTCCGCCGGCGTACGAGGCGGTGTGGATCTGCGCGGACGCGCGCGGTCACCTGCAGGCCACGGGGCGCGACGCGCGCGGACGCAAGCAGTACGTCTACCACCCCGAATGGGCGGCACTGCGCGATTCAGACAAGTACGGACGCCTGCCGGCCTTCGGCGCGGTGCTGCCACGGCTGCGTGCCCGCGCCGCGCGCGACCTGGGCCGCAACGGCATGCCGCGCGAGAAAGTGGTGGCCGCGGTGGTGGTGCTGCTCGATGCCACGCTGGTGCGCGTGGGCTCGCCGCGCTACGCGCAGCAGAACCGTACCTACGGCCTGACCACGCTGCGGCGCCGGCACGTGACCGTGCGCGGCAGCCGGCTGCGCTTCCAGTTCACCGGCAAGAGCGGCATTACCCATGATGTGTCGGTCAACGACCCGCGCCTGGCGCGGGTCGTGCGCAACTGCGCCGACCTGCCCGGCCAGCGGCTGTTCAAGTATCGCGACAGCGACGGCGAGATCCGCGAGATCGGCTCGGCCGACGTGAATGCCTACCTGAAGGAGGCCACGGGCGGCGAATTTACCGCGAAGGATTTCCGCACCTGGGCCGGCAGCGTGCATGCGCTGGCGATCCTGCGCAAACTGCCGGAAGCCGCCAGCGAAACCGCGCGCAAGAAGGCCGTGGCCGACGCCATCCGCGAGGTGGCGCACCAGCTGCGCAACACCATGGCGGTGTGCCGCAAATGCTATGTGCATCCGGGCGTCATTGACGCTTACCTGTGCGGCGAGCTGGAAGTTGGCGGGCGCGCGCCATCGGTGACCCGGCTGCGCGCGGACGAGGCCCGCCTGCTGCGGCTGCTGAGCGTGGCAGGGCGCGGCGATTAA
- a CDS encoding BON domain-containing protein — protein sequence MNQNAPSPSPSADDEALRVAVRAEIAAAFDGRFPDGVTLDVADRRVTVRGCVEDVDAAQRIEKAAAVSAGVLGVHNALSLRHEPRPGTPAQPEDSGMQADPSQRPSGQINHKV from the coding sequence ATGAACCAGAATGCCCCTTCCCCTTCCCCATCCGCCGACGACGAAGCGCTGCGCGTGGCGGTGCGCGCCGAGATCGCCGCGGCGTTCGACGGCCGCTTTCCCGACGGCGTGACGCTCGACGTCGCGGATCGCCGGGTCACCGTGCGGGGCTGCGTGGAGGATGTCGACGCCGCGCAGCGCATCGAGAAGGCCGCGGCGGTCAGCGCCGGCGTGCTGGGCGTACACAACGCGCTGTCGTTGCGCCACGAACCGCGGCCCGGGACGCCGGCCCAGCCGGAGGACAGCGGCATGCAAGCCGACCCATCGCAGCGCCCATCCGGGCAGATCAACCACAAGGTCTGA
- a CDS encoding sigma-54 interaction domain-containing protein — translation MPVTTTPPRRASAVPASTRQGTLSPAAGEGAPRRAVPSQVSLLWESTAPVMQRLMAQVERVAPTDVTMLAVGESGSGKEVVARAVHERSARRNGPFIAVNCGAIQPTLIESELFGHEKGGFTGAIEQKAGYFEQAQGGTLFLDEVTEMPLEMQIKLLRVLESRTFHRVGGDTLIVTDVRILAATNRDPVDAVRTGQLREDLLYRLAVFPLHIPPLRERPDDIVPLARHFLAEYNAMEHADKAFSAASLERLVRYDWPGNVRELKNAVYRAFILADKMVEIGNPNLATQPPRPTTVDGVVNVRVGTTLADTQREIIMATLARFDGDKRQAARALGISLKTLYNRLDAYRSL, via the coding sequence GTGCCAGTGACCACCACACCTCCGCGGCGCGCCAGCGCCGTCCCCGCCTCCACTCGCCAGGGCACGCTTTCCCCAGCGGCCGGAGAAGGTGCGCCGCGCCGCGCCGTACCCTCGCAGGTCTCGCTGCTGTGGGAAAGTACCGCGCCGGTCATGCAGCGTTTGATGGCGCAGGTGGAGCGGGTGGCGCCCACCGATGTCACCATGCTTGCGGTGGGGGAAAGCGGCTCGGGCAAGGAGGTGGTGGCCCGCGCCGTGCATGAGCGCAGCGCGCGGCGCAACGGCCCCTTCATCGCCGTCAACTGCGGCGCGATCCAGCCGACGCTGATCGAGTCGGAGCTGTTCGGGCACGAGAAAGGCGGATTTACCGGCGCGATCGAGCAGAAGGCGGGGTACTTCGAGCAGGCGCAGGGCGGCACCCTGTTCCTTGACGAAGTCACCGAAATGCCGCTGGAGATGCAGATCAAATTGTTGCGGGTTCTGGAAAGCCGCACCTTCCACCGCGTCGGCGGGGATACGCTGATCGTCACCGATGTGCGCATCCTGGCCGCCACCAACCGCGACCCGGTCGACGCCGTGCGCACGGGCCAGTTGCGCGAAGACCTGCTGTACCGGCTGGCCGTGTTCCCCCTGCATATCCCGCCACTGCGCGAGCGCCCGGACGATATCGTGCCGCTGGCCCGGCATTTCCTCGCCGAATACAACGCGATGGAACACGCCGACAAGGCCTTCTCGGCGGCTTCGCTGGAGCGGCTGGTGCGCTATGACTGGCCGGGCAACGTGCGCGAGCTGAAGAACGCGGTCTACCGCGCCTTTATCCTCGCCGACAAGATGGTCGAGATCGGCAATCCCAACCTCGCCACGCAGCCGCCGCGGCCCACCACCGTGGATGGCGTGGTCAACGTGCGCGTGGGCACCACGCTGGCCGATACCCAGCGCGAGATCATCATGGCCACGCTGGCGCGCTTCGACGGCGACAAGCGCCAGGCGGCGCGCGCCCTCGGCATCAGCCTGAAGACGCTGTACAACCGCCTGGACGCGTACCGCTCGCTTTAG
- a CDS encoding PRC-barrel domain-containing protein, whose product MTQVQPESPGEQPRGASIVGGIDRNSPGPGPFVMAADTLEGNKVVDPAGDDIGTIDHIMIDVLGGRVAYAVMAMGGFLGIGEKLFALPWSALTLDTRRKCFVLGVEKDRLKAAPGFDKDHWPSMADSQWATSIHQYYGISPYWEADRYDPWG is encoded by the coding sequence ATGACCCAAGTCCAACCTGAATCCCCTGGCGAGCAGCCGCGCGGCGCATCGATCGTCGGCGGCATCGACCGCAATTCCCCCGGGCCCGGCCCGTTCGTGATGGCCGCCGATACGCTCGAGGGCAACAAGGTGGTTGACCCCGCGGGCGACGACATCGGCACCATCGACCACATCATGATCGATGTCCTGGGCGGGCGCGTCGCGTATGCGGTGATGGCGATGGGCGGCTTCCTCGGCATTGGCGAGAAGCTGTTTGCGCTGCCATGGTCCGCGCTGACGCTGGACACGCGCCGCAAGTGCTTCGTGCTCGGCGTCGAGAAAGACCGGCTCAAGGCCGCGCCCGGGTTTGACAAGGACCACTGGCCAAGCATGGCCGATTCGCAGTGGGCCACCAGCATCCACCAGTACTACGGCATTTCGCCTTACTGGGAAGCGGACCGCTACGATCCGTGGGGCTGA
- a CDS encoding DUF3182 family protein → MSDPNKASKRKQMGPAAAASRAVMVYGCDSLGQPDSHLGTTMANIARKVAEIVGIGYAGAYDEAASDRPRPYLVPAQTLIGQELATRIGVHGEGDLFGGVVPYAFVATKAITHGLVEPGAAAPEGWSEAFVQRVVGATLPGFTAFTMADARTAGKRLLALGPVRLKEPCGIGGLGQCVVDSERALDEALAAMPDAVVEAHGIVVERDLDAPQTYSVGQVELAGLRASYCGTQGLTENNRGQQVYGGSTLTVVRGGFDALLQQPFDARTLAAVRAAMVYHDAALGCYGGMMLTRCNYDVAFGPAAGPDADREQILGGVLEQSWRVGGATGAELAALAALQDDPDRNQVVASTREVYGANVPVPADAVIYFQGEDRHVGPLTKYARLEPDSHGNP, encoded by the coding sequence GTGTCCGATCCGAACAAGGCAAGCAAGCGCAAGCAGATGGGACCGGCCGCCGCTGCGTCCCGCGCGGTCATGGTGTACGGCTGCGATTCACTCGGGCAGCCCGACAGCCACCTTGGCACCACCATGGCCAATATCGCGCGCAAGGTGGCAGAGATCGTGGGGATCGGCTACGCGGGTGCCTACGATGAAGCCGCGTCCGACCGGCCGCGTCCCTACCTCGTGCCCGCGCAGACGCTGATCGGGCAGGAGCTTGCCACGCGCATCGGCGTGCATGGGGAGGGTGACCTGTTCGGCGGCGTGGTGCCTTACGCGTTCGTCGCCACCAAGGCGATCACGCATGGGCTGGTCGAGCCCGGCGCCGCCGCTCCCGAAGGCTGGAGCGAAGCCTTCGTGCAGCGCGTGGTCGGCGCGACCCTGCCGGGCTTCACTGCGTTCACCATGGCCGATGCGCGCACGGCCGGAAAGCGCCTGCTGGCACTGGGTCCGGTCCGGCTGAAGGAGCCATGCGGCATCGGCGGGCTGGGCCAGTGCGTGGTCGACAGCGAGCGCGCGCTCGACGAAGCGCTGGCCGCCATGCCCGATGCAGTGGTGGAAGCCCACGGCATCGTGGTGGAGCGTGACCTGGACGCGCCGCAGACCTATAGCGTCGGCCAGGTGGAACTGGCGGGACTGCGCGCCAGCTATTGCGGCACGCAGGGGCTGACGGAGAACAACCGTGGCCAGCAGGTCTACGGCGGTTCGACGCTGACGGTGGTGCGCGGCGGCTTCGACGCGCTGCTGCAGCAGCCGTTCGACGCGCGCACGCTGGCCGCGGTGCGCGCGGCGATGGTGTACCACGACGCCGCGCTGGGCTGCTATGGCGGCATGATGCTGACGCGCTGCAACTACGACGTGGCCTTTGGCCCGGCCGCGGGCCCCGACGCCGACCGCGAGCAGATCCTTGGCGGCGTGCTCGAGCAGTCATGGCGCGTAGGCGGCGCCACGGGTGCCGAGCTGGCGGCGCTGGCGGCGCTGCAGGACGATCCGGACCGAAACCAGGTGGTGGCGTCCACGCGCGAGGTGTACGGCGCCAACGTGCCGGTGCCCGCCGACGCCGTGATCTATTTCCAGGGAGAGGACCGCCACGTCGGTCCCCTCACCAAGTACGCAAGGCTGGAGCCCGATTCCCATGGCAACCCATGA
- a CDS encoding SDR family oxidoreductase — protein MKPTLKKIGSQVIVLTGATSGVGLITARKAAARGARLVLVARSEDSLHKLAEELREQGAEVITITADVGRHEDVAKVAQAAIERFGSFDTWINNAGVTIFGRHGDVPLEDQRRLFDTNYWGTVHGSLAAAAHLRECGGTIINMGSEASDGPLPLQSAYAASQHAIKGFTDSLRLELEQEQAPVSVTLIKPAGLETPLAMHAKNFLDVEPRLPPPLYDPALAADAILFAAENPRRDLFVGGAAKAFSAAAYHTPHTFDRFMRRFMGRAQQTRHPAGPLEDNALYGSGSGLQERSGTRTALQSCPYTTTARYPILATALVVGASAAVAAMVQLRRGR, from the coding sequence ATGAAACCGACCCTGAAGAAAATCGGCTCGCAGGTGATCGTGCTGACCGGCGCTACCAGCGGCGTGGGGTTGATCACCGCGCGCAAGGCCGCGGCGCGCGGTGCGCGGCTGGTGCTGGTCGCGCGCAGCGAGGATTCGCTGCACAAGCTCGCCGAAGAGTTGCGCGAGCAGGGTGCCGAAGTCATCACCATCACCGCCGATGTGGGCCGCCACGAAGACGTCGCGAAGGTCGCGCAGGCCGCGATCGAGCGCTTCGGCAGCTTCGACACGTGGATCAACAACGCCGGCGTGACGATCTTCGGCCGCCACGGCGACGTGCCGCTGGAAGACCAGCGGCGGCTGTTCGACACCAACTACTGGGGCACCGTGCATGGCTCGCTGGCGGCGGCCGCGCACCTGCGCGAATGCGGCGGCACCATCATCAACATGGGCAGCGAGGCCTCCGACGGGCCGCTGCCCCTGCAGAGCGCCTACGCGGCCTCGCAGCACGCGATCAAGGGCTTTACCGATTCGCTGCGGCTGGAACTGGAGCAGGAGCAGGCGCCGGTGAGCGTCACGCTGATCAAGCCCGCCGGCCTGGAAACCCCGCTGGCCATGCATGCCAAGAACTTCCTCGATGTCGAGCCGCGCCTGCCGCCGCCGCTGTACGATCCGGCGCTGGCCGCCGATGCGATCCTGTTCGCCGCCGAGAACCCGCGCCGCGACCTCTTCGTCGGCGGCGCGGCCAAGGCCTTCTCCGCGGCGGCGTATCACACACCGCATACCTTTGACCGCTTCATGCGCCGTTTCATGGGCCGTGCCCAGCAGACGCGCCACCCGGCCGGCCCGCTCGAGGACAACGCGCTGTATGGCAGTGGCAGCGGACTGCAGGAGCGCAGCGGCACGCGCACCGCGCTGCAGTCATGTCCCTATACGACCACGGCCCGGTATCCGATACTGGCCACCGCGCTGGTGGTCGGGGCGTCCGCCGCGGTGGCGGCGATGGTCCAGCTGCGCCGGGGCCGCTAG
- a CDS encoding sensor histidine kinase: MTQPQPPDNKRDAPDDLSTDAAAAAVRAVQEVSTLIEQSAHDLRSSLNAIQSWAYVLDRAFDAAPAPAQRALDGIRAGTQQQLALIEEMEESVRLLADEHVPSWQHVDLLDAAAQAITDRRPAAEARGVLLAPVTTDGAGDGAYGIDGDATRLIPLLRHLLVHCIWRAPAGGSVAMHLVGEPAHVKLRITESPPLDQQRSASRLAALTDFFGRRPAGDGAMPPRQSTALLLTRRMVEMHGALLSAESEGCEADKLSVCIAVRFPRQPAMA; this comes from the coding sequence ATGACGCAACCGCAGCCACCGGACAACAAGCGGGACGCTCCTGACGACCTTTCCACCGATGCAGCGGCAGCCGCGGTGCGCGCGGTGCAGGAAGTCAGCACGCTGATCGAGCAGTCGGCCCATGACCTGCGTTCATCGCTCAATGCCATCCAGAGCTGGGCCTACGTGCTGGACCGCGCCTTCGATGCGGCGCCGGCCCCGGCGCAGCGCGCGCTCGACGGCATCCGCGCCGGCACCCAGCAGCAGCTGGCGCTGATCGAGGAAATGGAGGAATCGGTGCGCCTGCTGGCCGACGAGCACGTGCCGAGCTGGCAGCACGTCGACCTGCTCGATGCAGCCGCGCAGGCCATTACCGACCGCCGCCCGGCCGCCGAGGCGCGTGGGGTGCTGCTGGCCCCCGTCACCACCGACGGCGCCGGCGATGGCGCGTATGGCATCGACGGCGATGCAACCCGCCTGATCCCGTTGCTGCGGCACCTGCTGGTGCACTGCATCTGGCGCGCGCCGGCGGGGGGCTCGGTGGCGATGCATCTGGTCGGCGAGCCCGCCCACGTGAAGCTGCGCATCACCGAGAGCCCACCGCTGGACCAGCAGCGCAGCGCCAGCCGGCTGGCGGCGCTGACCGACTTCTTCGGCCGCAGGCCCGCTGGCGACGGCGCCATGCCGCCGCGGCAGAGCACCGCGCTGCTGCTCACGCGGCGCATGGTCGAGATGCATGGCGCCCTGCTCAGCGCCGAAAGCGAGGGCTGCGAAGCCGACAAGCTCAGCGTCTGCATCGCCGTCAGGTTCCCGCGCCAGCCCGCCATGGCGTGA
- a CDS encoding hybrid sensor histidine kinase/response regulator, giving the protein MPTAQAGQPTAEQYRRLLDAVEDVAVFETDADGRIVAWPEAARRVFGHRVEDIAGHHFSCLHRADDVAAGLPQQWQQAAARAGSARDRGWRVRRDGSQLQAACVMHAIAGGFVVACRDTTVQDAAADHVRLAESRLQLLADNLPGTAVCELELDGTIRSWNVGAQAVTGYAEADAIGKPLALLYTGPDAAAGRDRLALEAARACGQWAGDERLARQDGTIVRCQTRMVLVRDAAACPVGLIWTARDISDALRLELLESGNRRLQSFLAILGHELRNPLAPVRNAVEVIALTPDADTRIRHCAAIIDRQLRQLERLVNDLLDVGRVTAGKLKMELTPTAYNDVVSTSLEAIRPVLEAAGQQLVAELPAASPHVRADANRLGQVLLNLLSNATKYTPRGGTVSVRVQVEPARVVTTVSDTGRGLQPAALDRIFNLFSQEAESSRSGLGVGLALAKAVVEAHGGAVQADSAGPGKGSTFTVILPRSGAPRREAAAPAQGTAPRRRVLVVDDNADSADSMAELLSMLGHDARAAHGGHQALALAVSFRPDCVLLDLEMPDMSGYEVLQALRQTCGADVRFLALTGRGTPEDQRRSKLAGFHAHLTKPLAIDALSRALADPPAGRTAPS; this is encoded by the coding sequence GTGCCCACCGCGCAAGCGGGGCAGCCGACGGCTGAGCAATACCGGCGCCTGCTGGATGCGGTCGAGGACGTGGCGGTGTTCGAAACGGATGCCGACGGCCGCATCGTCGCATGGCCCGAGGCCGCTCGGCGCGTGTTCGGCCACCGCGTGGAAGACATCGCCGGCCACCATTTTTCCTGCCTGCATCGCGCCGACGACGTCGCTGCCGGGCTGCCGCAGCAATGGCAGCAGGCCGCCGCGCGGGCCGGCAGCGCGCGCGACCGGGGCTGGCGCGTGCGGCGGGACGGCAGCCAGCTGCAGGCCGCCTGTGTCATGCATGCGATCGCCGGCGGCTTCGTGGTGGCGTGCCGCGATACCACCGTCCAGGATGCCGCGGCCGATCACGTGCGGCTGGCCGAGTCGCGCCTCCAACTGCTGGCCGACAACCTGCCCGGCACCGCGGTCTGCGAGCTGGAACTGGATGGCACCATCCGCAGCTGGAACGTCGGCGCGCAGGCCGTGACGGGATATGCGGAGGCTGACGCGATCGGCAAGCCGCTGGCGCTGCTGTACACCGGCCCGGATGCAGCCGCCGGGCGCGACCGTCTTGCGCTGGAAGCCGCGCGCGCCTGCGGCCAGTGGGCCGGCGACGAGCGCCTGGCACGCCAGGATGGCACGATCGTGCGCTGCCAGACCCGCATGGTGCTGGTGCGCGATGCCGCGGCCTGCCCGGTCGGACTGATCTGGACCGCGCGCGATATCAGCGACGCACTGCGCCTGGAGCTGCTCGAATCCGGCAACCGGCGCCTGCAATCGTTCCTTGCCATCCTCGGGCACGAACTGCGCAACCCGCTGGCTCCGGTGCGCAACGCGGTCGAAGTAATCGCGCTGACGCCGGATGCCGATACCCGCATCCGCCATTGCGCCGCGATCATCGACCGGCAGCTGCGCCAGCTCGAACGTCTGGTCAACGACCTGCTCGATGTCGGCCGGGTGACCGCGGGCAAGTTGAAGATGGAACTGACGCCGACCGCGTACAACGACGTGGTCAGCACCAGCCTGGAAGCGATCCGGCCGGTGCTCGAAGCCGCTGGCCAGCAACTGGTGGCGGAGCTGCCCGCAGCCTCGCCCCACGTGCGCGCCGACGCCAACCGGCTGGGACAGGTGCTGCTGAACCTGCTCAGCAACGCCACCAAGTACACCCCGCGCGGCGGCACCGTCAGCGTGCGGGTCCAGGTCGAGCCTGCGCGCGTGGTGACAACCGTCTCCGATACCGGACGCGGCCTGCAGCCCGCGGCGCTGGACCGGATCTTCAACCTGTTCTCGCAGGAAGCCGAGAGCAGCCGCAGCGGGCTCGGCGTCGGGCTGGCGCTGGCCAAGGCCGTGGTCGAAGCGCACGGCGGCGCGGTCCAGGCCGACAGCGCCGGGCCCGGCAAGGGCAGCACCTTCACCGTGATCCTGCCGCGCTCCGGCGCGCCGCGCCGCGAAGCCGCCGCGCCAGCGCAGGGAACGGCGCCACGGCGGCGCGTACTGGTGGTCGACGACAATGCCGATTCCGCCGACAGCATGGCCGAACTGCTGAGCATGCTCGGCCACGATGCGCGCGCGGCCCATGGCGGCCACCAGGCGCTGGCGCTGGCGGTCAGCTTCCGCCCCGACTGCGTGCTGCTCGATCTGGAGATGCCCGACATGTCGGGCTATGAGGTCCTGCAGGCGTTGCGCCAGACGTGCGGCGCGGACGTACGCTTCCTGGCGCTGACCGGGCGCGGTACCCCGGAAGACCAGCGGCGCAGCAAGCTGGCCGGTTTCCACGCGCACCTGACCAAGCCGCTGGCGATCGATGCACTGTCGCGCGCGCTGGCCGATCCGCCCGCCGGTCGCACGGCGCCGTCCTGA
- a CDS encoding low affinity iron permease family protein has translation MSKSSPILPGVGHRPTSGTHASVLHAFDRFAGAATRHAGSPTAFVLAVGVVAAWAITGPMFGFSETWQLVINTGTTIVTFLMVFLIQQSQNKDAVAVHLKLNELLASHREASNMLVSIEDLDEEELRQLVTFYRHLAELADKEDGVKMSHSLDEARENHAAKQHARASRQIRPEDGGSGADAHATAEASP, from the coding sequence ATGAGCAAGTCCAGCCCAATCCTGCCTGGCGTCGGTCATCGGCCAACGTCCGGCACGCATGCCAGCGTATTGCACGCGTTTGACCGGTTCGCGGGCGCCGCCACGCGCCATGCCGGCTCTCCTACTGCGTTCGTGCTCGCGGTGGGCGTGGTGGCCGCCTGGGCCATCACCGGCCCCATGTTCGGTTTCTCCGAGACGTGGCAACTGGTCATCAATACCGGCACCACCATCGTCACCTTCCTGATGGTGTTCCTGATCCAGCAGAGCCAGAACAAGGATGCGGTGGCGGTCCACCTCAAGCTCAACGAACTGCTGGCCTCGCACCGGGAAGCCAGCAACATGCTGGTCTCGATCGAGGACCTCGACGAGGAAGAGCTGCGGCAGCTGGTGACTTTCTACCGCCACCTGGCCGAGCTGGCCGACAAGGAAGATGGCGTCAAGATGAGCCATTCACTGGACGAGGCGCGCGAGAACCACGCGGCCAAGCAGCACGCCCGCGCCTCGCGGCAGATCCGCCCCGAGGACGGTGGCAGCGGCGCCGATGCGCATGCCACCGCCGAGGCCAGTCCATAA
- a CDS encoding alpha/beta hydrolase family protein, whose translation MATHEELLQIQSEGGTIAGTLISPETRLPGVLFVHGWGGSQQQYLARARKVAGLGCVCLTFDLTGHAGTKSQYETVTRMRNLADVVAAYDTLVRQPEVDRNAIAVVGSSYGGYLAALLSTMRPVRWMGFRAPALYMDSGWELPKRQLHREQDLVAYRRSVVPPEDNRAVRACAEFNGDVLVIESEHDQVVPHAAVMSYVDACVHANSMTYRVIKGADHGLTDEECQRAYSSLLVNWLREMITLARAGPVSADSALQPKPRRTAPEPDDDAVGMGEGVPSPATAYGSAGAPPPGAE comes from the coding sequence ATGGCAACCCATGAAGAACTGCTGCAGATTCAGAGCGAGGGCGGCACCATTGCCGGCACCCTGATCAGTCCCGAGACCAGATTGCCCGGCGTGCTGTTTGTGCACGGCTGGGGCGGCAGCCAGCAGCAATACCTGGCGCGCGCGCGCAAGGTCGCGGGCCTGGGCTGCGTCTGCCTGACCTTCGACCTGACCGGCCACGCCGGCACCAAGTCGCAATACGAGACCGTCACCCGCATGCGCAACCTGGCCGACGTAGTCGCCGCGTATGACACGCTGGTACGGCAGCCGGAAGTCGACCGCAACGCCATCGCGGTGGTAGGCAGCAGCTACGGCGGCTACCTCGCGGCGCTGCTGAGCACGATGCGCCCGGTGCGGTGGATGGGGTTCCGCGCGCCGGCGCTGTACATGGATTCCGGCTGGGAGCTGCCCAAGCGCCAGCTGCACCGCGAACAGGACCTGGTGGCGTACCGGCGCAGCGTGGTCCCGCCGGAAGACAACCGCGCCGTGCGCGCCTGCGCGGAATTCAACGGCGATGTGCTGGTGATCGAGTCCGAGCACGACCAGGTGGTGCCGCACGCCGCGGTGATGAGTTATGTCGACGCATGCGTGCATGCCAACTCGATGACCTACCGCGTGATCAAGGGCGCCGACCACGGGCTGACCGATGAGGAATGCCAGCGTGCCTACAGCAGCCTGCTGGTCAACTGGCTGCGCGAGATGATCACCCTGGCGCGTGCCGGCCCGGTCAGTGCGGACAGTGCCTTGCAGCCCAAGCCGCGGCGCACGGCGCCGGAGCCCGACGATGATGCCGTCGGCATGGGTGAAGGGGTGCCGTCGCCAGCAACGGCCTACGGTTCCGCCGGCGCACCGCCGCCTGGCGCCGAGTAG
- a CDS encoding sigma-54-dependent transcriptional regulator, with product MPHILIVDDDENACAALAEIVAMEGFTSATAGSLREARLQFGWHMPDAIVADLRLPDGNGMELFDEVGASGVEVILTTGYASVESAVDALRAGATDYLVKPINVARLQTVLKRLATTGELRAEIHSLRGELRRYGRFGRLMGSSEVMQSVYDQLARVAPTEATVLLIGESGTGKELAAQTVHELSSRRRQPFLAVNCGAISPTLIESEMFGHERGSFTGADRQHKGYFERADGGTLFLDEITEMPAELQVKLLRVLETGTFMRVGTNRECHADVRVLAATNRNPEEAVADGKLRADLFHRLNVFPVELPPLRARGDDVIQIANLMLDQLNGEQGTQRRFAPNVLDSLRLHAWPGNVRELRNFVQRAFIMADEDLITEVQVPLQVAATQAPGAAVVSVPVGMSLADADRQLIFATLEQCAGVKKHAAEILGISLKTLYNRLEDYAARGELPEWLRASRNDTGSSATG from the coding sequence ATGCCCCACATCCTGATTGTCGATGACGATGAAAACGCATGTGCCGCGCTGGCGGAAATCGTCGCCATGGAAGGTTTCACCTCCGCCACCGCCGGCAGCCTGCGCGAAGCCCGCCTGCAGTTTGGCTGGCACATGCCGGACGCAATCGTCGCTGACCTGCGCCTGCCTGACGGCAACGGCATGGAGCTGTTCGACGAGGTTGGCGCTTCCGGCGTCGAAGTGATCCTGACCACCGGTTATGCCAGCGTTGAAAGCGCGGTCGACGCGCTGCGCGCCGGTGCTACCGATTACCTGGTCAAGCCGATCAACGTGGCACGGCTGCAGACCGTGCTCAAGCGCCTGGCCACCACCGGCGAACTGCGCGCAGAAATCCATTCGCTGCGCGGCGAACTGCGCCGCTACGGGCGCTTCGGCCGGCTGATGGGCAGTTCGGAGGTGATGCAGTCGGTCTATGACCAGCTCGCGCGCGTTGCGCCCACCGAAGCAACGGTGCTGCTGATCGGCGAGAGCGGCACGGGCAAGGAACTGGCCGCGCAGACCGTGCATGAGCTGTCGTCGCGGCGCCGCCAGCCTTTCCTCGCGGTCAATTGCGGCGCGATCTCGCCCACGCTGATCGAGAGCGAGATGTTTGGCCATGAACGCGGCAGCTTTACCGGCGCCGACCGCCAGCACAAGGGCTATTTCGAGCGCGCCGACGGCGGCACGCTGTTCCTGGACGAAATCACCGAGATGCCGGCCGAACTGCAGGTCAAGCTGCTGCGCGTGCTGGAGACCGGCACCTTCATGCGCGTGGGCACCAACCGCGAATGCCATGCCGACGTGCGCGTGCTGGCCGCCACCAACCGCAACCCGGAAGAGGCCGTGGCCGACGGCAAGCTGCGCGCCGACCTGTTCCACCGCCTGAACGTGTTCCCGGTGGAGCTGCCGCCGTTGCGCGCGCGCGGCGACGACGTGATCCAGATCGCCAACCTGATGCTGGACCAGCTCAATGGCGAGCAGGGCACGCAGCGGCGCTTCGCGCCCAACGTGCTCGACAGCCTGCGCCTGCATGCCTGGCCGGGCAATGTGCGCGAACTGCGCAATTTCGTGCAGCGCGCCTTTATCATGGCCGACGAGGATCTCATCACCGAAGTGCAGGTGCCGTTGCAGGTGGCGGCCACGCAGGCCCCGGGCGCGGCGGTGGTGTCGGTGCCGGTGGGCATGTCGCTGGCCGATGCCGACCGCCAGCTGATCTTCGCCACGCTGGAGCAGTGCGCCGGCGTCAAGAAGCATGCTGCCGAGATCCTCGGCATCAGCTTGAAGACTTTGTACAACCGGCTGGAAGATTATGCCGCCCGCGGGGAGCTGCCCGAGTGGCTGCGCGCCTCGCGCAATGACACGGGATCCTCCGCGACCGGTTGA